The following are encoded in a window of Paramormyrops kingsleyae isolate MSU_618 chromosome 12, PKINGS_0.4, whole genome shotgun sequence genomic DNA:
- the LOC111838504 gene encoding putative C-type lectin domain family 20 member A: MCGSVAPTYKDRIDATWNFTLIKENMNWSDAQNYCRHSYTELATVRNKEDNNFICAMFNGDWAWIGLFQDTWEWSDLSNSSFRNWKIGQNDNENNACALAQVTWPGTWDMTPCDEKHPFVCYDDKLILENKKMTWNKALNYCRTYHSELVSVHNEEIQYWVSRRAEKASTDHVWLGLRFSCSLNFWFWVSAENVSYQNWAPNNISSSNICGTTGAVQSKNPHYWVSLPEAMELNFICSKKLELKPLL; this comes from the exons atgtgtggctcagtgg CTCCCACCTATAAAGACAGAATAGATGCTACCTGGAACTTCACCTTGATTAAAGAAAATATGAATTGGTCTGATGCTCAGAACTACTGCAGACACAGTTACACAGAGCTGGCTACTGTGAGGAATAAAGAAGATAATAACTTTATATGTGCAATGTTTAACGGTGATTGGGCGTGGATTGGCCTGTTCCAGGACACATGGGAATGGTCAGACCTGTCAAACTCCTCATTCCGTAATTGGAAAATAGGTCAAAATGATAATGAGAATAACGCATGTGCTTTAGCACAGGTCACCTGGCCTGGGACATGGGATATGACACCATGTGATGAAAAGCATCCATTCGTATGCTATGATG ATAAGCTGATATTAGAAAATAAAAAGATGACGTGGAATAAAGCCCTGAATTACTGCAGAACGTACCATTCAGAGCTGGTGTCTGTCCACAATGAGGAGATCCAGTACTGGGTCAGTAGGAGGGCTGAGAAGGCCTCCACTGATCATGTCTGGCTGGGGCTGCGCTTCTCCTGCTCCCTGAACTTCTGGTTCTGGGTCAGTGCAGAAAATGTCTCCTACCAGAACTGGGCCCCAAACAACATATCCAGCTCTAATATTTGTGGAACCACAGGGGCAGTACAATCTAAAAACCCTCATTACTGGGTCAGCCTGCCTGAGGCTATGGAGCTCAACTTCATCTGCTCAAAAA AATTAGAGTTGAAACCCCTGCTCTAG